The region GTTAATGATGTGATCGCTgttaagtttggtttatgttcACACTGAATTAAGGCCCTAAAAATGGTTATAGCTAAGTTCATTGGTAGAAATTAACACAACTGTCCTTTGATGTTTTGAGGATCAATAAGCTGTAATCTGAGATTCTTTGCCCATGTTTCCCCACCTTAGTTTTAACGCATTCTCATATTGAAATAATCTGAAATCTTTGGTTCTTGGCTAAATAGGAGAGCCTAATGTACAATCTCGAACAATCTACATTTTTTTTGACAAAACTATCGTAACTTTTATTTGAGAGAATGAAAAAATACAATCTCGAACAATCTACATTTACATATAACATTCATTGGGAATTTAATATACAAAACTGCAAGACAAAATAATTTTGTACTCACTACTAGTTGTTCCATATTACAGGTAATTGAAGCAGATAAAGCATCTTTGAGTCAGCAGAGAAAGATTGAAGAGCTAGAAGCTCAATTGCAGGAAGCTGAGGATATAGTGAGAGATCTCAGGGAAGAGTTGAGTGAGGTGCATGCCAAATTGGAGAATACAAAGAAAAACCAAGCAACAGCACTGGATGAGAGAAATTTAAAGCGTGATACAACTACACATGAAAATGGAATTTCTCCAATAAACAACCAAGTGGAGTCTTTGAATGAGCAAAATTTAGAGAGTGATATTACTACACATGAAAATGGACTTCACAATGCTGAGTCTACATTTTCTCAGCCTAATTCACAACTTGATCCAGAAAAAAATTCTGGCTTGCACAAAATTTTGAATGGAAAATTTGAAGGTAGCATATGTTACAGTGCAGACAATTCTCACGCGAATCAATGCTACAATGATACCCCTGGGTTTGTTTCTTTGGTAATGAGAAGGAAAGAGCCTGAGCTGTACAAGAATGGATGTACTCAGAGAATTCGTGCAATTGAAAGAAAGTTGTTGGATGGAGATTCACCCGACTCCAAATTAAATAATGATGCAAAAGATGGGACATTCATTGGTAGAAATGATGACGGCGAAGGGGTACATGTAATGTGTACTCTAAAGGATGAAAATTATGTGGTACAAGAAACCCCATGTACAACCAAAGTGACCCTTATAGATTATAGCCATGTCCTGGAGATTCCCTACAAATCTTTTCGGAAAAAGAGGAGAAGAGCAGCTAGATATAAGAAATCTTTAGTTACTTCATGCAAAAATGTTCCTCATAATCTGGTCAAGGAAAATTTTCAAGAAGAGTCTGGTCTTATAGTTGATAATGAAAATGAATTGATCAATTCTTGCATGAAAACTGTAGAGGAACTTGGTAAAGAAACAATACCCGCTTCATCTCCAAAATATGATGGAATTGAATTGAATACACCGTCAAGATGTGCAGATGCTACAGGAAGTCATGTGGAGGCAACTGGTGAAGATGAGGCCTCAATTAATAAATCGGATTTGACAAGACGGGAAAGTTTATTAGTGGAGCTGGAGGTTCCACCTTGCAAAACAGATCTTCAGGAACATAAGGAATCAGAAGGCAAATTGGGTGCGAAAGTATCTGATTTAGATAATGGGGTTGAAGGTCCACCTGTAGGTAGTAAGTTTCTTAAGTACACATTTCGAAGAAAACGCAAGAAAAGTGCTTTATGCAGTCCTGAACAAAacagttctttaaaaagaaacACTGCCGAGAAACAGAATGATTCTCTGGAGCCACAAAGCTCCGGCTTGATAACTGATTCATCTCGGGATAGTCGACGATTAGCACAAGTTGCTCACCAGGTTTGTACATCTTTTTATATTATTGTGAGTGAATGTGATTTCCTTGTGTTCATTCCTATGTTGCCTGTTGCTTTTATATTTCATTCCTTGTGTTCATTCCCATGTTGCCTGTGACTTGTGAAATTCTAAATAATGATTTCTAATTATTGACTAGTCAGCAGTCAACAGAAAATCTTGCACATAAGTATCAATTTTCAACCTTCTTATGGCTTCTGAAGTTGACTATGTTTCGGCATGCATCATGCTAGACAACCTTCTTATGCTGAATTGATTCTGGAATAAGTGTATTTTGGCATCTACTTTGAAAGCATTGGTACTGCTTAAGAATGTGATGATACTTAAATCAGGCTGAAATCTTTTCTAAAAGTTGgctaatgaaatatatatatatatatatatatatatatacaagtatTAACAAAAATGATGTTGAGACCAAACATTTGAAGAAACATAGTAAAGAAGAAAATTATGTGCATTTTATCTCTTAAGTTGATCGTCTATAATAAGATGTTGCATTTCCAACTTATGGTGAAAGCTAGACAAATAACCACCTTCTTTGACTTATTTAGTAGATGGCATCCACGGCAGTATTGGAAATTTTAATGTGCTAATTGGGTGCAAACACTTTCAAAATGTCTAAAACCTTCCAGTTATTTTTCGCAGTTTACTCAGTCTTGATTCCTAGACCACTTATCATTGTACTCAAATTCATATGTGTTTGTGTGCTTaacaaattttgaaattttggTATTATGATATGGTGCAAACTCAAATATAGAGGCTTACTTGTAGTATTATTGAAGTGAGCCTAAGTTAACTACGCAAAATTTCAGAAGTGTTTCATTTTGGCAGACTTATCACATGTTTTGGGGGAGTGAAAGTGATTAATCATCTCTGATGGAAACTTGTATTATTAGATTTTGTTGGGAGCATAATTTGCTTGTTTATTGCTCTTATATCCGCGTTTAAATACATGTATGAATGGAATGAATGAACTTATTATTTTATGTTGGAATTTTCAGCCTTGAGTGATGAATTCAAAACACTCTGTTCAATTACTAACATGTTTCTGCATTTTATGTTGCCCAGCTTATTTCTTTGTCAGAGAAGAAATGGTGGTAGCAAAGGCCAAGAGGACATTTTCAGAGAAAATCAAACTCAAATCTCTCTACTGAAGAAGGTTTTTGGTTAGGAATAGGTAGATGATGAGTTGTAGATCACCAAGTAACTAATTTAGTATATCATTAACTACAGTTATTGTATTTCAAATCCCTTTCTCAAAagtcaaaagtcaaaacaatgaAGTTAATTTATATTTTGCAATTTCCATTCTTGGATAATTTCTGAGTGATTGGTATATCAATATATTGCAATATTACCCATTGTTATATTACTTGTGCCCTTCTCCTTGGTTTAACCACAAACCAGTTTCTCTTCTTTGATTGACACCACATGTTTTGTAGTCAGTATGGAAGTATTGGGTCGGAAGTAATAATCATCAAGGTTTTGCGTGTTACTTTCAAGATTGAAATTAATGCTTGAGAAGCCCTCACAACATTGTTTGAGAAGGCATTAAATTTCATTCtatttgtaaaagaaaaaaaacaattaaataaataaataaaacaaaaccaagtgAATCAAGTTTGGTTTAATTGATAGTGTTTTGTAAAGGTAATTTGTTAAAAAACTCCCAAAAAGAATATTGGCAAATGGACATTTATGACCATATGTGATCATGGTAATATCACCTTGTGCAGTTATATATTACACTTGCCACTGAATGGCTTTGTGTTATATTTTTCAGATGAAGatgttaataaattaaaaaaaatatttattattttaaatataagGCATCAACATGATGCATGCATTAAGATGGTAGACATTGTTGGTCCTCCTAAGTCTAGTTCTTGGGCTAAAGCAGGGGTTGCTCTGGCTTTGGTTTGCCTCGTCGTTCTTCTCGCATTCTACTGCAACTGCAACTGCAACTGAGATTAAGAATGATCCTTCTTTCTTATACGATACGATGCAGGTACTTTATTCTTAAAGTGTATTTGTGTTTTCTGGTTTCACTTGTACACAGTATTGATTTTAACTGTTTTGTGTTTACTTATATCATGTTTAacttgttttctttcttttttataaaTGGTAACCAGTTATTGTGTATGGTTTTTGTCCTTGTATATTTATGATGCTTTTAAACCTACCTCTTTCTCATGCTTATACTAGAACATAAGTAATTAGTGGGCATAATTATAAGGTATTTGTAGCAGAAGTCAACCAAACTAATTTATTGAAGTGAGTTGGTATATCAatatattgcattttttttaataaccAATATATTTCAATATTACCCATTGCTATATTGACTATCTCCCATCGATGATATAAACAAAGTCCTTGGTAAAATAAATGAACAAATGTTATATTTAGCAAAAATATTTGTAGTTGTGTTGTAATGCATTAtaacattttaaaatataaattaatataaaaagtaactattaataaattaaatattttaaaaataattaatagcaATActgtaaataaaaaaattgtattaAAATCTTTCACTAATGATTAATGGCATATTGTAAATAAAAATGTCATTATTTATTGTTGAAATGATTTAAATTTGAATCAATTTTTAGTATGTGTTAAATTTGACATAATTTTTAGTAGGTAATTGGCAACGGGCAATCTTTAGcacaatttttttattagtttgatCATTTTCTcgttatgttaattttatttttgttatgtgtGATTCACAATTGTAAAGTTAATTTTGAGGTGGTCATAGGCATAGTGCTACACTTCTTTCCACAAAAGGTAAGTTTTAAGTTCAAACCCCCTCTAAAAAAAAGGGTCAATTTTGAGGatttttttacattattaaaagtaatatatttttattattaaaagtaatatttatatataaataaaatggtacatagttttaaaaaaaaatctcactTTTCTGATTCTGACCTAAACAACAATGTTATACCGATTTTTGGAGTGTCACTACCCATCGGCCAAAATCATGCCTAAGGCCTAATCACTTGTAACTTTGTATAATTTTTGAGTCAAGTACAAACTCAAACTCAAATGTAACTTTAACTCTTCAATATAAATAAGAAGAGTAGGCAccaagaaaaagagagaaaaattgAGACAACTTTTTACCGAGATAGCTCTCCATCTTTAATGGATCCAAATAGCTAAAagctaaatacaaatgtaattCATAGCTTGCAAGTTCAATAACAGTGACCGAGTGGATGTAGACTATTTTTTTTGGGCAAAACTACTATAAAATTCTCTATCCATTATTTCTAGACACTAGAAACACCTCATATACTTTATTTAGTTCTAAAAAATCTTCTCAATATTATTATTTGGGTATTAGacaagttaacaaaaaaaacaaGGGAACagacataattttattttataaggaaaatgattatttaattagttaagtGAAAGTTAAAACTAACACTCTTTTTCTATGGAAAAACGACATGAAACATTTGAGAGGAAACCATAGTTCAAAGTTAATACGACATGTCGTTAATGCAGAGGAATATATATGGAGAGCGTGAAAATGGCTCGAACAGTGATCGAGAGAGAATAAGAGAGAGATGGGAGTAGCGAGCAAGGCAGGGGATTGGGCATTCAAAGCTTTTACGGCGAGCCTCGGCGTGGTAACCGTTTATCTCACCGCCACTTTCTCCGTCAATGTTTACAAAGGCCTTGCTTGGCACAAAGCTCAATCGGTAATCCCCTACAAATTTTCATTACTGTCAGCTATAAGATCTCTCCTATGATTCACTTATGCCTTTTTTCATAGTCAAGCAATTCATTTGTATGTGTTTATCTTCTTCTAATTctagtttttttcttcttcccttTTCAAAAATTTCCATGAAAGATTGTTCTTttgctttatttatttaatggGTCATGGGGTTTTGTTGAAAGGAATTGCTTATGTTCATTGTTAAGCTTTTTATATGCCTAAGTATTTTTAAGCATACAATAACATATTCTATATGATTCAATTTCTATGGAAGTAGTCAAGTTTCACAGAAAATGGGTTTTTGCTTTTGCATTAAGGTGGTGTTCTTGTTCCATTTTAGATAACATATATTGCTTTTTACACTTTAGGATTgtcttttggttttttttttttttttttaatgggttttggggtttagcTGAAAGGAATGCTTATGTTCATTATTTTTGGCCTTCTTACATGCTCAGATGTATTTTAAGCAGACAATATCAAGTTCTACATGATATAGCAGCCGATAAGGGGTTTTCTTTTTGCATCATGAGAATGAGTATATGTGTGTTACACTGGTACTGGTACAGTACTTACTATGTTTTGGATCAGATTTATTGCTTTTGCAGTTTAAGATGTGTTTTTTGCTCTTTTTATTTACTAAatcaaaaaaatgtatttttgttCAAGAATGAAATCTTATTGGAACTGTCTTATGCCCAAGTGTATTTGAGCATATATTAACGTATTCTATATAATACAATTCTAATGGAAGTACCAGCCATAAAAAAATATAGCCTTGTCACTTTAAAGAGATGTTTGGTCAATTTGATTGTTGAACATAATCTTTTAGAAGAATCCAAGCTCTAGTCCTGTGAGAAGTAGAGAGAATTATAAAATCGGATTATATGGAAGAATTCATTATCTACATGCTGTCTTCAGTTATTGAATTTTTTGAATGACATGAAAATAATTACTTTTAAGCCATTATCTGTGTGGGTTTACCAAGTCATAAGCCTGGCAATTTGCAAATTGGttctcaaatatttattcataCCCATGAGATTGTGAAAGGTTGTTTTGCTGACATTAGTTAATTCATGCAGTGTTTGTTATTCACGCACATAACTTTTCAGTTTGTAACATTGCTATTGATATTTTTGTACCAGCCAATAGCGTTCTTATTTGTTGTCTCGCTTAAATCTCTTTTATCAAGACATTCAAAATTGatgaaatgttttcttttttcttgatCTCTTTGCAGAAAATCAACAATCAGGATTCTAACGAGGAACCACAATGATGTTAAATCAACAATCAGGGTTCGAACTTTGAATTTACAGCATTTATGTTTTTTCTGTACGAGTACAAGTATGAATTATATTTTAGGTTTAAAAACCTCTGTTAATCTACTTGGTTCAATTTTATGATGATTTGAGATCCTTGGTTCAATATGTAGACTCGAGTGTAGTTCgagttcattttttttaatttcacatGATATTTTTTTGTCCATGGAAATAAGTTTGTTTCTTTATGAGAgaaaaagaatatttttttttattgttagagtTGGAGAGTGCAGTGCTCCGTAAAGCATATCATCCATTATTGTGTACACTTATATGAATGTTAATTTTTTTCTGAGGAGAGCTGTGAAT is a window of Humulus lupulus chromosome 4, drHumLupu1.1, whole genome shotgun sequence DNA encoding:
- the LOC133830423 gene encoding uncharacterized protein LOC133830423 isoform X1, with protein sequence MDDSEKLTALKRAYADIILNTAKEAAGRILSSERKALRYERELFSTKEEALQMLLRLKKTFDFKVIEADKASLSQQRKIEELEAQLQEAEDIVRDLREELSEVHAKLENTKKNQATALDERNLKRDTTTHENGISPINNQVESLNEQNLESDITTHENGLHNAESTFSQPNSQLDPEKNSGLHKILNGKFEGSICYSADNSHANQCYNDTPGFVSLVMRRKEPELYKNGCTQRIRAIERKLLDGDSPDSKLNNDAKDGTFIGRNDDGEGVHVMCTLKDENYVVQETPCTTKVTLIDYSHVLEIPYKSFRKKRRRAARYKKSLVTSCKNVPHNLVKENFQEESGLIVDNENELINSCMKTVEELGKETIPASSPKYDGIELNTPSRCADATGSHVEATGEDEASINKSDLTRRESLLVELEVPPCKTDLQEHKESEGKLGAKVSDLDNGVEGPPVGSKFLKYTFRRKRKKSALCSPEQNSSLKRNTAEKQNDSLEPQSSGLITDSSRDSRRLAQVAHQLISLSEKKWW
- the LOC133830423 gene encoding uncharacterized protein LOC133830423 isoform X2, which produces MLLRLKKTFDFKVIEADKASLSQQRKIEELEAQLQEAEDIVRDLREELSEVHAKLENTKKNQATALDERNLKRDTTTHENGISPINNQVESLNEQNLESDITTHENGLHNAESTFSQPNSQLDPEKNSGLHKILNGKFEGSICYSADNSHANQCYNDTPGFVSLVMRRKEPELYKNGCTQRIRAIERKLLDGDSPDSKLNNDAKDGTFIGRNDDGEGVHVMCTLKDENYVVQETPCTTKVTLIDYSHVLEIPYKSFRKKRRRAARYKKSLVTSCKNVPHNLVKENFQEESGLIVDNENELINSCMKTVEELGKETIPASSPKYDGIELNTPSRCADATGSHVEATGEDEASINKSDLTRRESLLVELEVPPCKTDLQEHKESEGKLGAKVSDLDNGVEGPPVGSKFLKYTFRRKRKKSALCSPEQNSSLKRNTAEKQNDSLEPQSSGLITDSSRDSRRLAQVAHQLISLSEKKWW